The Altererythrobacter sp. Root672 genome includes a window with the following:
- the aroB gene encoding 3-dehydroquinate synthase has product MAVIPVELAGRSYEVRVGSGLLADVAAQCGKLLRKNRVPIVTDSNVAAHWRDTVEGSLRAGGFEPRWLVLAPGEGAKSWSVLEEVMDWLLAEEVERGDHVLALGGGVVGDLTGFTAAILKRGCGFIQLPTTLLAQVDSSVGGKTAINTSAGKNLVGAFHQPSLVLADLDALTTLPAREMRAGYAEVIKYGILGDQAFFEWCEANGADVVSGVVAAQEYAVTESVKAKARIVAEDERETTGMRALLNLGHTFGHALEAQTGFSDRLLHGEGVALGMVLAARYSARQGYISDGDAERVAAAIGASGLPTEIAPLGLNCDGRALVAHMLHDKKMDAGTLPFVLLRGIGEAFLDRAVSLDDVGDFLDGQLQRR; this is encoded by the coding sequence ATGGCTGTAATTCCGGTCGAGCTTGCTGGCCGCTCCTACGAAGTTCGCGTCGGCAGCGGTTTGCTTGCCGACGTCGCGGCACAGTGCGGCAAGCTGCTGCGCAAGAACCGCGTCCCGATCGTGACCGATTCCAACGTCGCAGCCCACTGGCGTGACACGGTAGAGGGCTCGCTTCGCGCAGGCGGCTTCGAACCGCGCTGGCTCGTGCTCGCTCCCGGCGAAGGCGCGAAGAGTTGGAGCGTGCTTGAAGAAGTGATGGATTGGCTGCTGGCCGAGGAAGTCGAACGCGGTGATCACGTGCTCGCCCTCGGCGGCGGCGTGGTCGGGGATCTGACCGGATTTACCGCAGCGATCCTCAAGCGCGGTTGCGGCTTCATCCAGTTGCCGACCACGCTGCTGGCCCAAGTCGATTCGAGCGTCGGCGGGAAGACGGCGATCAACACCTCGGCCGGTAAGAACCTGGTCGGCGCGTTTCACCAGCCCAGCCTGGTGCTGGCAGACCTCGACGCGCTCACGACCCTCCCCGCACGCGAAATGCGGGCTGGGTATGCCGAAGTGATCAAGTACGGCATCCTCGGCGACCAAGCCTTCTTCGAATGGTGCGAAGCGAACGGCGCCGACGTCGTCAGTGGCGTGGTTGCCGCGCAGGAATATGCCGTCACTGAAAGCGTAAAAGCCAAGGCCCGGATTGTCGCGGAAGACGAGCGCGAGACCACCGGCATGCGCGCCCTGCTCAACCTGGGACACACGTTCGGTCACGCGCTAGAGGCGCAGACAGGCTTTTCCGATCGTCTGCTACACGGCGAGGGAGTGGCGCTCGGCATGGTGCTGGCCGCACGGTATTCGGCGCGACAGGGGTATATTTCCGATGGCGACGCCGAGCGCGTGGCTGCGGCCATCGGTGCCTCGGGACTGCCCACCGAGATCGCCCCGCTTGGCCTCAACTGTGATGGCCGCGCGCTGGTTGCGCACATGCTGCACGACAAGAAGATGGACGCCGGCACCCTGCCCTTCGTGCTGCTGCGGGGGATCGGCGAGGCGTTCCTCGACCGGGCAGTCTCGCTCGACGACGTGGGGGATTTTCTCGACGGGCAATTGCAGCGGCGCTGA
- a CDS encoding peptide MFS transporter, which produces MTTAEATPELDIETRHDRAFLGHPKGLGYLAFTEAWERFSYYGMQTLLVLYMVNFLLKPGQVEYVAGIEQLRALFGGLEGQAFASAIFGTYAASVYLTPIFGGWLADRVLGKRRTVLLGAVTMAMGHFLMAFNVTFLFALLCLIIGSGMFKGNIASQVGALYKPDDLRRADAFQIFYLGINAGVIASPLIVGTLGETVGWHWGFGAAGVGMLIGLAIYIAGQKYLPKEHFDVPDKSAEPREPMTSSDWLATLALILLIPVMAIAIVPNNQIFNVYLVWADQDFDLVFFGIKLPTTWLVTLDAVVSVSFLAIVALFWRWYGKRRQEPDELSKLIIGSGFSVLGMLCLYLAAETTPVGAKIGLFWPVMFHVLNSIGFAHMLPVSLALFARLAPKQINATVIGLYYLAFFGANSLVGWVGGWFETMPTTQFWLIHMGFAATAGLVFVLFKLFLAPKLMHRAEPAEVALA; this is translated from the coding sequence ATGACCACTGCCGAAGCCACGCCAGAACTCGACATCGAGACCCGGCACGACCGCGCCTTCCTCGGCCACCCTAAGGGCCTGGGCTACCTCGCCTTCACCGAGGCGTGGGAGCGTTTTTCCTACTACGGCATGCAGACGCTGCTGGTGCTGTACATGGTCAACTTCCTGCTCAAGCCGGGGCAGGTCGAATATGTCGCCGGTATCGAGCAGTTGCGCGCGCTTTTCGGCGGGCTCGAGGGTCAGGCCTTCGCCTCAGCGATCTTCGGTACTTACGCGGCGAGTGTTTATCTGACGCCGATCTTCGGCGGCTGGCTGGCCGACCGAGTCCTGGGCAAACGGCGCACGGTGCTGCTCGGCGCCGTCACGATGGCCATGGGCCACTTCCTGATGGCCTTCAACGTCACGTTCCTGTTCGCGCTGCTGTGCCTGATTATCGGCTCGGGGATGTTCAAGGGCAACATCGCCAGCCAGGTCGGTGCGCTCTACAAGCCCGATGACTTGCGCCGGGCGGATGCGTTCCAGATCTTCTATCTCGGCATCAATGCCGGGGTGATCGCCAGCCCGCTGATCGTCGGCACGCTGGGAGAGACGGTCGGCTGGCACTGGGGCTTCGGCGCTGCCGGTGTCGGCATGCTGATCGGCCTCGCGATTTACATCGCCGGGCAGAAGTACCTGCCGAAAGAGCACTTCGACGTGCCCGACAAATCGGCCGAGCCGCGCGAACCCATGACCAGTTCTGACTGGCTCGCCACGCTGGCGCTGATCCTGCTGATCCCGGTCATGGCTATTGCCATCGTGCCCAACAACCAGATCTTCAACGTCTACCTCGTGTGGGCAGACCAGGACTTCGACCTGGTGTTCTTCGGCATCAAGCTGCCGACGACCTGGCTGGTTACGCTCGACGCGGTGGTTTCGGTCAGCTTCCTCGCCATCGTCGCCCTGTTCTGGCGCTGGTACGGCAAGCGTCGGCAGGAGCCTGACGAGCTGTCCAAGCTGATCATCGGCTCGGGTTTCTCGGTCCTTGGCATGCTGTGCCTCTACCTCGCCGCCGAGACCACGCCGGTGGGTGCCAAGATCGGGCTGTTCTGGCCGGTCATGTTCCACGTCCTCAATTCGATCGGCTTCGCCCATATGCTCCCGGTCAGCCTCGCGCTGTTCGCCCGCCTCGCGCCCAAGCAGATCAACGCGACCGTGATCGGGCTCTACTACCTCGCCTTCTTCGGCGCGAACTCGCTGGTCGGCTGGGTCGGCGGCTGGTTCGAGACGATGCCGACGACGCAGTTCTGGCTCATCCACATGGGCTTTGCGGCGACGGCGGGGCTGGTCTTCGTCCTGTTCAAGCTGTTCCTTGCGCCCAAGCTGATGCACCGGGCGGAACCGGCAGAGGTGGCGCTGGCCTAA
- a CDS encoding DUF5597 domain-containing protein — protein MEASLTITAERFGNPPEVTLSGQPRNRFILHHLVGWIATALFALIALTTPTQAQDIPHLERRGEAIQLIVDGQPFLILGGELGNSSASSRAYMQPYWAKLQAMNLNTVLAPVYWELIEPAEGRFDFATVDGLIEDARTHDMRLVLLWFGTWKNSTSSYVPAWVKRDPARFPRTIGAGGKAQEIISASSAEARDADAKAFAALMRHLKASDGDRHTVLMVQVENEVGFLPFAKEGGTGADPLADERAMATAYARYVEAVAAAGKREYALPMFVNGAQGRPGVTPGDYPSGGPLAHLSKEWRQGAPSIDFIAPDIYFSNFAGIVDGYVASGNPLFIPEANRPSDTRIAANALRSIGHRDAIGFSPFAIEDASEAEAGRIAGLYAMLGGIAPLVLDAQAEGRIAGFANPVSFDGTVDEAPLVETLGATRFTATTIDPWTDRAKQDPSAHGAVLIWLGGEDYLLAGQGVTLTVEPADGRGRLGFEQVEEGRYEDGQWIAGRRLNGDQTHQGRHVRLPPGEFGMQRFRVYRY, from the coding sequence ATGGAGGCTTCCTTGACGATCACCGCCGAGAGGTTCGGAAACCCGCCCGAAGTGACGCTATCTGGGCAACCCCGGAACCGTTTCATTCTCCATCACCTCGTGGGCTGGATAGCGACCGCACTCTTCGCCTTGATCGCGCTCACAACACCCACGCAGGCGCAGGACATCCCTCATCTCGAACGCCGGGGTGAGGCAATCCAGCTGATCGTCGATGGACAACCGTTCCTGATCCTTGGCGGCGAACTCGGCAATTCGAGCGCGTCCAGCAGGGCGTACATGCAACCCTATTGGGCCAAACTGCAGGCGATGAACCTCAACACCGTGCTCGCGCCGGTCTACTGGGAACTGATCGAACCCGCGGAAGGCCGGTTCGATTTCGCTACGGTCGATGGACTGATCGAGGATGCCCGGACCCACGACATGCGGCTCGTGCTGCTGTGGTTCGGCACGTGGAAGAACTCGACCTCGAGCTACGTGCCTGCGTGGGTCAAACGCGACCCCGCCAGGTTTCCCCGCACCATAGGCGCGGGCGGCAAGGCGCAGGAAATTATCTCGGCTTCTTCGGCGGAGGCGCGGGATGCCGATGCCAAGGCCTTCGCGGCGTTGATGCGGCACCTCAAGGCGAGTGACGGCGATCGGCACACGGTGCTGATGGTGCAGGTCGAGAACGAGGTCGGCTTCCTGCCGTTCGCGAAAGAGGGCGGGACCGGTGCCGACCCCCTGGCCGACGAGCGCGCCATGGCCACCGCTTATGCCCGCTATGTCGAGGCCGTGGCGGCGGCGGGCAAGCGTGAGTACGCCCTGCCGATGTTCGTCAACGGCGCGCAGGGCCGACCCGGCGTCACGCCTGGCGATTACCCGAGCGGTGGCCCCTTGGCGCATCTTTCAAAGGAGTGGCGGCAAGGCGCACCGTCGATCGATTTCATCGCGCCCGATATCTACTTTTCCAACTTCGCGGGGATCGTCGACGGCTACGTCGCAAGCGGAAATCCGCTATTCATTCCCGAGGCCAACCGGCCGTCGGACACCCGGATCGCCGCTAACGCCCTGCGCAGCATCGGCCATCGCGATGCCATCGGTTTTAGCCCTTTTGCCATCGAAGATGCCAGCGAGGCGGAGGCCGGACGCATTGCCGGGCTTTATGCGATGCTGGGGGGCATCGCGCCCCTTGTGCTCGATGCGCAGGCGGAGGGACGGATCGCCGGGTTCGCCAATCCCGTTTCCTTTGACGGTACCGTGGACGAAGCCCCGTTGGTCGAGACACTTGGTGCCACGCGCTTCACCGCCACGACGATCGATCCCTGGACCGACCGCGCCAAGCAGGATCCTTCGGCTCACGGCGCGGTGCTGATCTGGCTTGGCGGAGAAGACTATCTCCTAGCGGGGCAGGGTGTCACACTTACGGTCGAACCCGCCGATGGCCGGGGGCGCCTCGGCTTCGAGCAGGTTGAGGAAGGCCGCTACGAAGACGGGCAATGGATCGCCGGCCGCCGGCTCAACGGTGACCAAACGCACCAGGGCCGCCACGTGCGCCTGCCGCCCGGCGAGTTCGGGATGCAGCGGTTTCGGGTCTACCGATACTGA
- a CDS encoding DUF488 family protein, protein MPTIFTIGYEQVTQAAVVSVLKEAGVEVLADIRYLPLSRRPGFSKSSLKAAVEEAGIGYRHFKQLGTPAEGRAAARRHDHAELARVYAGQLELPEALAQMAELRALAEEKRVALLCYERDAAECHRSLLFDALFADFARVDLEPVLA, encoded by the coding sequence ATGCCCACGATCTTCACCATCGGTTACGAGCAGGTGACTCAGGCCGCGGTGGTTTCGGTGCTCAAGGAGGCCGGGGTCGAGGTGCTGGCGGATATACGCTACCTCCCGCTGTCGCGCCGGCCGGGGTTTTCGAAAAGCTCGCTCAAGGCCGCCGTCGAAGAGGCGGGGATCGGGTACCGGCATTTCAAGCAACTCGGCACGCCGGCGGAAGGACGAGCGGCAGCTCGCCGGCATGACCATGCGGAGTTAGCGCGGGTCTATGCCGGGCAGCTCGAACTGCCCGAGGCGCTGGCCCAGATGGCCGAACTCAGAGCGTTGGCGGAGGAAAAGCGGGTGGCGCTGCTGTGCTACGAGCGCGACGCGGCGGAGTGCCACCGCTCGCTGTTGTTCGATGCGTTGTTTGCCGATTTTGCGCGAGTGGATTTAGAGCCAGTGCTAGCCTGA
- a CDS encoding acyl-CoA carboxylase subunit beta — protein sequence MSANIPELERRRAAALLGGGEKRMAAQHAKGKLTARERVEVLLDADSFEELDMYVEHNCTDFGMEAQRIPGDGVVTGSGTINGRLVFVFSQDFTVFGGSLSERHAQKICKVMDMAMKVGAPVIGLNDSGGARIQEGVASLAGYAEVFQRNVLASGVIPQLSLIMGPCAGGAVYSPAMTDFIFMVKDSSYMFVTGPDVVKTVTNEVVTQEELGGAVTHTTRTGVADLALEHDIEALMAARDFISFLPENNRSGVPVRPTEDPWDREEDSLDTLIPASANQPYDMHELVRKVLDEGEFFEIQPAHGANIICGFGRVEGRTVGVVANQPMVLAGVLDINASKKAARFVRFCDAFEIPILTFVDVPGFLPGTAQEHNGIIKHGAKLLFAFAEATVPKITVITRKAYGGAYDVMASKHLRGDLNYAWPTAEIAVMGAKGAVEIIFRGLSAEEIAEKTKEYEDRFANPFVAASRGYIDEVIYPHATRKRIALGLRKLRGKRLENPWKKHDNLPL from the coding sequence TTGTCCGCCAACATTCCCGAACTCGAACGCCGCCGTGCAGCCGCCTTGCTGGGCGGGGGCGAGAAGCGGATGGCGGCGCAGCATGCCAAGGGCAAGCTGACCGCGCGTGAGCGGGTCGAGGTGCTGCTCGATGCCGACAGTTTCGAAGAGCTCGACATGTACGTCGAGCACAACTGCACCGACTTCGGGATGGAAGCGCAACGCATCCCGGGAGACGGCGTCGTCACCGGCAGCGGCACGATCAACGGGCGGCTGGTTTTCGTGTTCTCCCAGGACTTTACCGTGTTCGGCGGCTCGCTCTCAGAGCGTCATGCGCAGAAGATCTGCAAGGTCATGGACATGGCGATGAAAGTCGGCGCGCCCGTGATTGGTCTCAACGACAGCGGTGGCGCGCGTATCCAGGAGGGTGTCGCCAGCCTCGCCGGCTATGCCGAGGTGTTCCAGCGCAACGTGCTCGCAAGCGGGGTCATCCCGCAGCTTTCGCTGATCATGGGACCATGCGCGGGCGGGGCGGTCTATTCGCCGGCGATGACCGACTTCATCTTCATGGTGAAGGACAGCAGCTACATGTTCGTCACCGGCCCCGACGTGGTGAAGACCGTCACCAACGAAGTCGTGACCCAGGAGGAACTCGGCGGCGCGGTAACGCACACCACCCGCACCGGCGTCGCCGACCTGGCGCTCGAGCATGACATCGAGGCGCTGATGGCGGCGCGCGACTTCATCTCGTTTCTGCCCGAGAACAACCGCAGCGGGGTTCCCGTGCGGCCGACCGAGGACCCGTGGGACCGTGAGGAAGACAGCCTCGACACCTTGATCCCGGCGAGCGCGAACCAGCCCTATGACATGCACGAGCTGGTGCGGAAGGTTCTCGACGAGGGCGAGTTCTTCGAGATCCAGCCTGCGCACGGAGCCAACATCATCTGCGGCTTCGGCCGGGTCGAGGGGCGTACGGTGGGTGTGGTGGCCAACCAACCGATGGTGCTCGCCGGTGTGCTCGATATCAACGCCTCGAAGAAGGCCGCGCGGTTCGTGCGTTTCTGCGACGCGTTCGAGATCCCGATCCTGACGTTCGTCGACGTCCCCGGCTTCCTACCCGGCACCGCGCAAGAGCATAACGGCATCATCAAGCACGGCGCCAAGCTGCTGTTTGCCTTTGCCGAGGCGACCGTGCCCAAGATCACCGTGATCACCCGCAAGGCTTACGGCGGGGCTTACGACGTCATGGCATCCAAGCACTTGCGGGGGGATTTGAACTACGCCTGGCCGACGGCCGAGATCGCGGTGATGGGGGCCAAGGGCGCGGTCGAGATCATCTTCCGCGGCCTCTCGGCAGAGGAGATCGCGGAGAAGACCAAGGAATACGAGGACCGGTTCGCGAACCCGTTCGTGGCCGCGTCGCGAGGGTACATCGACGAGGTGATCTATCCCCATGCGACGCGGAAACGGATCGCGCTGGGATTGCGGAAGCTGCGGGGGAAGCGGTTGGAGAACCCCTGGAAGAAGCACGACAATCTACCGCTATGA
- the gor gene encoding glutathione-disulfide reductase: MADYDYDLFTIGAGSGGVRASRIAASYGAKVAVAEEYRVGGTCVIRGCVPKKMLVYGAHFAEDLQDAKNFGWSVENCTFDWKVLRDNVLKDVDRLNGLYTQTLENNKVEIIAQRAVVTGPNEVTLGDGTKVTAKYILIAVGARPHVPGCPGHEHGITSNEAFHLDELPKRILIAGGGYIANEFAGIFNEFGTHVTIINRSDKLLRGYDEQLRDRLLQISLTKGIDFRFNAEFRGIEKLENGVLKVSMTNHDPLEVDAVMYATGRVPNTEGLGLAEVGVEMGDKGEIKVDRFSKTNIDSIYAVGDVTDRVQLTPVAIREGHAFADTVFGNKPTAVDHSCVPSAVFSHPPMCGVGMTESEARNKLGSVKVYTSDFRSMKNVLAGRNERSLYKMICDDADKVVGIHLLGPDAPEILQGAAVAVKAGLSKADFDATMAIHPTMAEELVLMR, translated from the coding sequence ATGGCTGACTACGATTACGACCTCTTCACCATTGGCGCCGGATCGGGCGGGGTAAGGGCCAGCCGCATTGCGGCCAGCTATGGCGCCAAAGTGGCCGTGGCAGAGGAATACCGCGTCGGCGGCACCTGCGTGATCCGCGGCTGCGTGCCCAAGAAGATGCTCGTCTATGGCGCCCACTTCGCCGAGGACCTGCAGGACGCGAAGAACTTCGGTTGGTCGGTCGAGAACTGCACTTTCGACTGGAAGGTCCTGCGCGACAACGTGCTCAAGGACGTCGACCGGCTCAACGGGCTCTACACCCAGACGCTCGAGAACAACAAAGTCGAGATTATCGCACAGCGCGCGGTCGTCACTGGACCAAACGAAGTCACCCTGGGCGACGGGACCAAGGTCACCGCCAAGTACATCCTCATCGCCGTCGGCGCGCGTCCGCACGTCCCGGGTTGCCCCGGCCATGAGCACGGCATCACCTCCAACGAGGCGTTCCACCTAGACGAACTGCCCAAGCGCATCCTGATCGCCGGCGGCGGCTACATCGCCAACGAATTCGCCGGCATCTTCAACGAGTTCGGCACCCATGTGACGATCATCAACCGCAGCGACAAACTACTGCGGGGCTATGACGAGCAGCTGCGCGACCGGCTGCTGCAGATCTCGCTGACCAAGGGGATCGACTTCCGCTTCAACGCCGAGTTCCGCGGGATCGAGAAACTTGAGAACGGCGTGCTCAAGGTGTCGATGACCAACCATGATCCTCTCGAAGTGGATGCTGTGATGTACGCCACAGGACGCGTGCCCAACACCGAGGGGCTCGGCCTCGCCGAAGTCGGCGTCGAGATGGGCGACAAGGGCGAAATCAAAGTCGACCGCTTCAGCAAGACCAACATCGACAGCATCTATGCCGTCGGCGATGTGACCGACCGCGTGCAACTCACTCCGGTTGCAATCCGCGAAGGCCATGCCTTTGCCGACACCGTGTTCGGCAACAAGCCGACCGCCGTCGACCATTCCTGCGTGCCGAGCGCGGTGTTCAGCCATCCGCCGATGTGCGGCGTTGGCATGACCGAGAGCGAAGCGCGCAACAAGCTGGGCTCGGTCAAGGTTTACACCTCGGACTTCCGCTCGATGAAGAACGTCCTCGCGGGGCGCAACGAGCGCAGCCTCTACAAGATGATCTGCGATGATGCGGACAAGGTGGTGGGCATCCATCTGCTTGGGCCCGACGCGCCTGAGATCCTGCAAGGCGCGGCGGTTGCGGTAAAGGCCGGTCTGAGCAAGGCCGACTTCGACGCGACCATGGCGATTCACCCGACCATGGCCGAAGAGCTTGTGCTGATGCGCTGA
- a CDS encoding DEAD/DEAH box helicase has protein sequence MTFETLGLSQPVLQALELKGYGQPTPIQEQAIPYVLDGRDLLGIAQTGTGKTAAFMLPSIDRLVASDKRPKPRTCRMLVLAPTRELAGQIAESAREYGHFSHLKVVTVFGGTSVNKNRQDVARGVDILIATPGRLVDLTEQNALDLSQVEILVLDEADQMMDLGFIHALRAIVRLLPKQRQTLFFSATMPNAIKQLAGQYLSDPAQVSVTPAATTAERVEQYVCFIGQPEKQGLLTLTLRAGFKAGEMDRVLVFTRTKHGADRVVKKLVQSNIRANAIHGNKSQPQRERALDEFKQGSVKVLVATDIAARGIDISGVSHVVNFELPNVAEQYVHRIGRTARAGREGVAISFCANDERDYLRDIQRLTKVTLDQVPLPEGLREEVAIVAKHAEPVRGPRRQPGRGQPPRRDTRTEAQRDARGEARVEPRGERRHGQANGQGERRPAHAGGQGERRPAHGAGQGERRPAHGAGQGERRPAHGGGQGERRPAHGGGQGERRPAHGGGQGERREHNGGGQGERRQGHGGGQGRPGGKPGGHGHGGPGGNGGNRRRGGRPSGPRAVEG, from the coding sequence ATGACATTTGAAACACTCGGGCTGTCGCAGCCCGTACTCCAGGCGCTCGAGCTCAAGGGCTACGGGCAGCCGACCCCGATCCAGGAACAGGCGATCCCTTACGTGCTCGACGGCCGCGACCTTTTGGGTATCGCGCAGACCGGCACCGGCAAGACCGCGGCTTTCATGCTGCCGTCGATCGACCGCCTGGTCGCCTCCGACAAGCGTCCGAAGCCGCGCACCTGCCGTATGCTGGTGCTCGCTCCGACGCGCGAACTGGCTGGCCAGATCGCCGAGAGCGCCCGTGAATACGGGCACTTCTCGCACCTCAAGGTCGTCACCGTGTTCGGTGGCACCTCGGTCAACAAGAACCGTCAGGACGTGGCGCGCGGCGTCGACATCCTGATCGCCACTCCGGGTCGCCTGGTCGACCTGACCGAACAGAACGCGCTCGACCTGTCGCAGGTCGAAATCCTCGTGCTCGACGAAGCCGACCAGATGATGGACCTCGGCTTCATCCACGCGCTGCGTGCGATCGTCCGGCTCTTGCCGAAGCAGCGCCAGACGCTGTTCTTCTCGGCCACCATGCCCAATGCGATCAAGCAGCTGGCCGGCCAGTATCTGTCCGATCCGGCGCAAGTCTCGGTCACTCCGGCTGCCACTACCGCAGAGCGCGTTGAGCAGTACGTCTGCTTCATTGGCCAGCCCGAAAAGCAGGGCCTGCTCACGCTCACGCTGCGCGCAGGCTTCAAGGCCGGCGAGATGGACCGCGTGCTCGTGTTCACCCGCACCAAGCATGGTGCCGACCGCGTGGTGAAGAAGCTCGTCCAGAGCAACATCCGCGCCAACGCCATTCACGGCAACAAGAGCCAGCCGCAGCGCGAACGCGCGCTCGACGAGTTCAAGCAGGGCAGCGTCAAGGTGCTGGTGGCGACCGATATAGCGGCTCGCGGCATCGACATCTCGGGCGTGAGCCACGTGGTCAACTTCGAGCTGCCCAACGTCGCCGAGCAATACGTCCATCGCATCGGCCGCACTGCGCGTGCCGGGCGCGAAGGCGTGGCGATCAGCTTCTGCGCCAATGACGAGCGCGACTATCTGCGCGACATCCAGCGCCTGACCAAGGTCACTCTCGACCAGGTGCCGCTGCCTGAAGGTCTGCGTGAAGAGGTCGCGATCGTGGCCAAGCACGCCGAGCCGGTACGCGGTCCGCGTCGCCAGCCCGGCCGCGGTCAGCCGCCGCGCCGCGATACCCGTACCGAAGCCCAGCGCGATGCGCGCGGCGAAGCTCGGGTCGAACCGCGTGGCGAGCGTCGTCACGGTCAAGCCAACGGTCAAGGCGAACGTCGTCCGGCTCACGCCGGTGGTCAAGGCGAACGTCGACCTGCTCACGGTGCTGGTCAAGGCGAACGTCGTCCTGCTCACGGTGCTGGACAGGGCGAACGTCGTCCGGCTCACGGTGGTGGTCAGGGCGAACGTCGTCCGGCTCACGGTGGTGGTCAGGGCGAACGTCGTCCGGCCCACGGTGGTGGACAAGGCGAACGCCGCGAACACAACGGCGGTGGCCAGGGCGAACGTCGCCAAGGTCACGGCGGTGGCCAGGGCCGCCCGGGCGGCAAGCCCGGCGGTCATGGACATGGCGGTCCCGGTGGCAATGGAGGCAATCGCCGCCGTGGCGGCCGTCCGAGCGGCCCGCGCGCCGTAGAGGGCTGA
- a CDS encoding methyltransferase family protein — MRGDFIKIAIGLWAVWLVSWHIAALWHSQPTVKAPRRDYRLHFVVIVLGFFLIFNGLPRLAGPILWPVTPKLGWSMIALTAGGILFAWWARIHLGKLWSGGVERMADHRVVETGPYALVRHPIYTGLIAAALAMAVLRGTPWALAGVALFALGFALKAKVEERFLEGELGGYEQYRARVPMIVPFIRLGR; from the coding sequence ATGCGAGGGGACTTTATCAAGATCGCCATTGGCTTATGGGCCGTGTGGCTCGTCTCCTGGCACATCGCCGCGCTCTGGCACAGCCAACCCACGGTCAAGGCACCGCGCCGCGATTACCGGCTGCATTTTGTAGTGATCGTGCTGGGGTTCTTTCTGATCTTCAATGGCCTGCCGCGGCTTGCGGGACCAATCTTATGGCCAGTCACGCCCAAGCTCGGTTGGTCCATGATAGCACTGACGGCTGGCGGCATCCTGTTCGCATGGTGGGCCCGGATCCATCTCGGCAAACTGTGGTCGGGCGGCGTCGAGCGCATGGCCGACCACCGCGTGGTCGAGACCGGGCCCTATGCCCTTGTCCGGCATCCGATCTACACCGGTCTCATCGCGGCGGCGCTGGCGATGGCCGTTCTCCGAGGAACGCCATGGGCCTTGGCCGGCGTTGCGCTGTTCGCGCTCGGTTTCGCGCTCAAGGCCAAGGTCGAGGAGCGGTTCCTCGAAGGTGAGCTTGGCGGCTACGAACAATATCGCGCTCGCGTACCGATGATCGTCCCGTTTATCCGCCTCGGCCGATGA